DNA from Nitriliruptor alkaliphilus DSM 45188:
GCGGTCCGGTGCGGTGGCTCGGTGCGACCGAAGCCCGGCAGGTCGGGCGCCAGGACGGGGCCGTGCTCGGCGAGCGGTGCGATGACCTCGAGCCAGTTGGTCGACGACCCACCGAGCCCGTGGACGAGCAGCTGGGTCGGCGCATCGGCGGGCGCACCCGGCGCCGCGTCGTGCCGCAGCACGTGGACCGCCGTGCCCCGCACGTCGAGGACCTCGCTACGGATCCCCGCCCAGCGGTCGGCGCGGACGCCCCAGTCGTCGTGCTGCACGGTCAGCTCCCTTCCAGGAGGACGGCGAGATCCTCGGGCGTGGTCACGGGCCGGTCGCAGGTCAGGTCACGACAGACGTAGGCCGCAGGTGCGCCGTCGACCTCGCCGCGGTGGGCCAGCAGCGGGACGGTACCGGCGTGCTCCTCGTCGGCGACGACGACCACGACGCCCGGGCGCACGGTCCGGGTGGCCTCGCGGACCAGCGCGTCGCGTGCCGGACCCGGCGGCCCGACGATCGCGACCTCGCGGGGCCCGGCCGCCAGCGCCTCGACCTGGCGCAGCAGCCACCCGTAGCCGGTGGGCATGCGACCGGCAGCGAGGAGGAAGGCGCGCACCCCCTCCTCGGCCCGGTCACGCCACACCAGGTCGCCCGACAGCCCGGCCAGCTGCAACGCCACCTCGATCAGCACCGAGCTACCGGCCGGCGTCGCGTTGTCCCAGGTGTCCTTCGGCCGCGTGTAGAGGTCGTCGGCGCCGTCCGGCGTCTGGAACCAGCCGCCCTCGACCCGGTCGTGGAAGCGCGCGTCCGCATCCTCGGCCAGCGCGAGCGCCCGGTCGTACCAGCGCCCCTCCCCCGTGGCCCCGAGCACCGCAAGATCGGCCAGGGCCAGGGTGGCGAGGTCCTCCAGGAACGCCGGGATGGTGGCACGCCGCTGCCCGTCGACCACCGATGAGGTGTGCCGCAGCGCCCCCTCGTCGTCGACCTGCACCTCGTGGAGGCGATCCAGACACGTCGCCGCCGCCTCCACCCAGGTCGGCTCATCGAGCAGGCGCCCCGCCCGGACGAGCCCGAGAGCGGCCAGGGCGTTCCAGCTGGTGAGCACCTTGTCGTCGACGCCCGGGGGGACCCGTGTCGCCCGGTGGGCGAGCAGGTCGGCCCGGACCACGTCGTAGGCCCCGTCGAACTCCTCCGGGGTGAGCCCGCGCTCGGCGGCGAAGGTGGCACGGTCCACGGGCTCGTGCAGGATGTTGGTGCCCTCCCAGTTGCCCGCCGGTCGGGCGCCGAGGAACGCGGTCCAGAGGTCCGGGTCGTGCCCGTTCGCCTCGAGGACGGCAACGAGCTCGTCGTACGGCCAGACGAAGTAGCGCCCCTCGACCCCCTCCGAGTCCGCGTCCGTCGCGGCCACGAACACGCCGTCGTCGGTGCGCAGGTCGGTCAGCAGGTAGTGCGCCGTCGCACGCGCGACCCGGGCGAGCTCCGCTGCCGTGCGCTCGTCCCGGGCCAGGGTCGCTGCCTCGGCGTAGGCCGGAAGCAGGAGGGCGTTGTCGTAGAGCATCTTCTCGAAGTGCGGGACCAGCCACGCTGCATCGGTCGCGTACCGGGCGAACCCTCCTGCGAGCTGGTCGTGGATCCCGCCACGGGCCATCGCGATCAGGGCCTGTGTCGCTGCTTCCAGCGCGGGCACGTCACCGGTCCGGGCGTGCCGGTGCAGCAGCCAGCTGATGGTCATCGCCTGGGGGAACTTCGGGGCCCGCCCGAACCCGCCGAGGCGACGGTCCCACGCTCGGGTGAGGACGACCTCGGCGGCCTCGTCGGCCACGGCGACGTCGATGGTGTCGGCGGGCTCGAGCTCGCGGTGGTTGGCGAGGCGAGCCGTGATGGTGTCGGCGGACTCGGTGACCTTCTCGCGCTGGGTGGTCCAGGCATCGACCACCGCCTCGATGACCTGCGGGAAGGACGGCATCCCGT
Protein-coding regions in this window:
- a CDS encoding thioredoxin domain-containing protein; the protein is MANRLADETSPYLKQHQDNPVDWYPWGAEAFAAARERDVPIFVSVGYSACHWCHVMAHESFEDEQVAAQLNEAFVNVKVDREERPDVDAVHMAATQALTGHGGWPMSVWLTPDGRPFHAGTYFPREPRHGMPSFPQVIEAVVDAWTTQREKVTESADTITARLANHRELEPADTIDVAVADEAAEVVLTRAWDRRLGGFGRAPKFPQAMTISWLLHRHARTGDVPALEAATQALIAMARGGIHDQLAGGFARYATDAAWLVPHFEKMLYDNALLLPAYAEAATLARDERTAAELARVARATAHYLLTDLRTDDGVFVAATDADSEGVEGRYFVWPYDELVAVLEANGHDPDLWTAFLGARPAGNWEGTNILHEPVDRATFAAERGLTPEEFDGAYDVVRADLLAHRATRVPPGVDDKVLTSWNALAALGLVRAGRLLDEPTWVEAAATCLDRLHEVQVDDEGALRHTSSVVDGQRRATIPAFLEDLATLALADLAVLGATGEGRWYDRALALAEDADARFHDRVEGGWFQTPDGADDLYTRPKDTWDNATPAGSSVLIEVALQLAGLSGDLVWRDRAEEGVRAFLLAAGRMPTGYGWLLRQVEALAAGPREVAIVGPPGPARDALVREATRTVRPGVVVVVADEEHAGTVPLLAHRGEVDGAPAAYVCRDLTCDRPVTTPEDLAVLLEGS